The Ectothiorhodospiraceae bacterium 2226 region ATCGGGCCTGATGGCGCGCAGCCGGAGCGCGAGGCCTACGACGAAGTCGTACTAAAGGCGCGGCTGCAGGCCGCCCTGGCTCGGCTGAATCCGGCGCTGCCCGCCGAGGCCCGCGCCGAGGTCGCGCGCCGCCTCACCCAATCGGAACTGCCCAACCTGCTGGAAGAGAACCGGCGTATCCACCGCCTGCTCACGGAGGGGGCGGATGTGGAGTATTACGCCGAGGACGGGGTACTGACCGCCGGCAAGGTCCGGTTGATCGACTTCGAGCAGCCGGAGCGCAACGAGTGGCTGGCGGTGCAGCAGTTCACCGTGGTCGGGGGGCAATACAAGCGACGGCCGGACGTGGTGGTGTTCGTCAACGGCCTGCCGCTGGCGGTGATCGAGCTGAAGGCTCCCGGCGGCGAGAACGCCACCCTTGCCGGCGCCTTCAATCAGTTGCAGACCTACAAGCAGCAGATCCCCGTGCTGTTTCACGCCAATGCGCTGCTGGTGACTTCGGACGGGCTGGCGGCACGGGTCGGCTCCTTGTCCGCGGACCTGGAGCGGTTCATGCCGTGGCGCACGACCGACGGGCGGCGCATCGAGTCCAAGGGGACGCCGGAGCTGGCCACGCTCGTCGAGGGCGTATTCGAGCAGCGGCGCTTTCTTGAGCTGCTGCGGCATTTCACCGCGTTCGCCGAGCGCGGCGACGGGCTGGTCAAGATCATCGCCGGCTACCACCAGTTTCATGCAGTGAGGAAGGCCGTGGCCTCGACGCTGCGCGCCAGCCGCAAGAACTGGCAGGCGGAGGACCCGGCCGAGTACGGCCTGCCGAGCGTGGCGAGCCAACCGGCAGGGGATCGCAAGGCGGGCGTGATCTGGCACACCCAGGGCTCCGGCAAGAGCCTGCTGATGGCCTTCTACGCCGGCCTGCTGGTGTTCGAGCCGCGCATGGCGAACCCGACGCTGGTGGTGCTCACCGACCGCAACGATCTCGACGATCAGCTGTTCGGCACCTTCGCGCAGTGCCACGACCTGATCCGCCAGACGCCCGTACAGGCCGAGAGCCGCGAGCACCTGCGGGAGCTGCTGCAGCGGGCCTCTGGCGGCGTCATATTCACCACGCTGCAGAAGTTCGGCGAGGTGGCCGAACCCCTGACCACGCGCGCCAACGTGGTGGTGATCGCGGACGAGGCGCACCGCAGCCAATACGGCTTTCGCGCAAAGGTCGATGCGAAGACGGGGGAAGTCTCCTACGGCTTCGCCAAGTACCTGCGCGACGCGCTGCCCAACGCCTCCTTCATCGGCTTCACCGGCACGCCGATCGAGGCGAGCGACGTGAACACCCCGGCGGTGTTCGGCCACTACATCGACATCTACGACATCAGCCGCGCCGTGGAAGACGGGGCGACCGTGCCCATCTACTACGAATCGCGTCTGGCACGCATCGAACTCGACGAGGACGAACGGCCGCATATCGACGCTGAGATTGAGGCGCTGTTGGAGGACGAGGACGAGCCCAGCGCGGAGCGTGCCAAGCGAAAGTGGTCGACGGTGGAGGCCTTGGTCGGCAGCGACAAGCGCCTGGCCCTGGTGGCGGCGGACCTGGTGCAGCACTTCGAGGACCGCGTCGGCGCGCTGGACGGCAAGGCGATGGTGGTGTGCATGAGCCGGCGTATCTGCGTGAAGCTCTACGACGCCATCACTAAGCTGCGCCCCGATTGGCACAGCGACGACGACGCGACGGGTAGCGTGAAGATCGTGATGACGGGCTCGGCGTCCGACCCGCCCGAGTGGCAGTCCCATATCGGCAACAAGGCGCGGCGCGACCTGCTCGCCAAGCGCGCGCGCGATGCCGAAGATCCGCTGCGGCTCGTGATCGTGCGTGATATGTGGCTCACCGGCTTCGACGCCCCCTGCATGCACACCATGTATATCGACAAGCCGATGCGCGGGCACGGCCTCATGCAGGCCATCGCCCGCGTGAACCGCGTGTTCCGCGACAAGCCGGCGGGGCTGATCGTGGACTACATCGGCATCGCGCAGAACCTGAAGTCCGCCTTGGCGCAGTACTCCAAGCCCGATCAGGACAAGACCGGCATCGACGAGGCCGAAGCGGTGGCTGTGTTGCTGGAGAAGTACGAGATCGTGCGGGATATGTTTCACGGCTTCGACTATCGCGTCGGACTCACCGGTACGCCCGGCCAGCGTCTCGCGGTGCTGGCAGCGGCGATCGAGTGGATTCTGGGCAAGCTGCAGCAGTGGGCCGCCGCGGAGAAGACACCCGAGGCCAAGAAGCAGGCACGGCGCCGCTTCGCCGACGCGGTGCTCGCCCTCTCCCGCGCCTTCGCGCTGGCGGCGAGTTCGGACGAGGCGCGCGGCATTCGTGAGGAAGTGGCTTTCTTCCAGGCTGTGCGGGCTGCGTTGGCGAAGACCGCAGGCGGCGGTAGCCGCTCGCAGCAGGATCGCGATATGGCCATCCAGCAGATCGTCAGCCGCGCGGTAGTCTCCACCGAGATCGTCGACATCCTCGCCGCCGCCGGCATCAAGACGCCGGATATCTCCATCCTATCGGATGAGTTTCTGGCCGAAGTTCAACAGATGGAGACCAAGAACCTCGCCCTGGAGGCGCTGCGCAAGCTGCTCAACGACGACATCCGCTCGCGCACCCGCACCCACATCGTCGAGGGGCGCGCGTTCAGCGAACGCCTTGAAGACGCCATTGCCCGCTACCACGCCAACGCCATCACCACGGCCGAGGTGCTGCAAGAGCTGATACAGCTGGCCAAGGACCTACGGGCGGCACGCGCGCGCGGCGAGGAGCAAGGTCTGTCGGAAGAGGAAGTGGCGTTCTACCAGGCGCTCGCCGAGAACGAGTCCGCCATGCAGGTGATGGGCGACGACAAGCTGCGCGTGATCGCGCACGAACTTCTGGTGAGCCTGCGCGAGAACGTCGCCGTCGACTGGGCGCACCGCGAGTCCGCTCGCGCGCGGCTGCGCGTGCTGGTCAAGCGCATCCTGCGCAAGTACGGCTACCCGCCCGACCTGCAGGACGCGGCCGTACGCAACGTGCTGCAACAGGCAGAGGCGTTGACCGCCTCATGGCAGGGATTCGCGCATCGCGCCTGACAGCGGGTGGCCGCGGCGCCGCGTCGCACGGGTCGGCGGCATTTCCTCGCCCATCATCACTACAACAACAAGCGGGTGAATGGACTTGAGCAACGGGTTCCGCAACCTCGATCTTTTCGCCGATGACGCGCCGTCGGTTGCTGGAGGCGGAGCGGAGGACTGGCCAGCCAGCAGCCGCTTCCCCCTCAACGTCAATCGCCAGCACGTCGGGGACCAAGTGCTAGCCGATCTGCGCGGCTCGCGTGAGCCCCTCATCGTCGCCGGCTATGCCTCTCTGGACAAGCTCATCGACTTCATCGCCGACTGCCCCGAGGACACGCAGGTACGCCTCCTGCTCGGCTTCGAGCCGTTCCCGTCTCGGCGGGAGAGCTTTCACGTGCGCGGCTACAGCTTTCCCAAAGAGGTGGAGACTTACTGGCTCGGCCGCAACATCTCCCTGCTGCTGAGCGCGAAGATTATTCAGTGCATTGACCGGCTGGAGCGCGGGCCGGTGCAGGCGCGACACTTGTCCAGTGTCAGCCGCCGACTGCATGCGAAGATCTACGTGGGCGACCGGGCGGCCACTGTCGGCTCCAGCAATTTCACCTCGCCGGGCCTGAACAACCAATGGGAAGCCAACGCCCGATTTGAGGCGGCCACAGAGCGCAAGCGCTACGGGGAGCTGAAGGGCATCGCGGAGAACTACTGGTCCATGGGCGTGGACTATAGTGCCAACCTTATCGCCCTGCTACGTGAGCTGTTGCGCGAGGTGTCTTGGCAGGAGGCGCTTGCACGTGCCTGCGCGGAACTGCTGGAGGGCGACTGGGCGGAGGGCTTCTTGAGGGATGACGTGCTCCCAGGGGAGACCAGCTTGTGGCCCTCCCAACGCCAGGGCATCGCTCAGGCGTTGTATGTGTTGTCCCGCCAGGGCAGCGTGCTGGTGGCCGATGCCACCGGCTCAGGCAAAACGCTCATGGGCACACACTTGGTTCGCGCCATCGGCGAGCAGATCGTCCATTCGGGGCGGCTGCGCCGTGGTAAGGCGCTGATGGTCTGCCCGCCCGCCGTGGAGGAGAACTGGCGCCGGGATGCGACGTTTGCGGGTGCGCAGCTGGAGACCTTCTCCCACGGCATGTTGAGCCACGCGGGCAGCGGGCGGCATGAACTAGTCATCGAGTCATTGCGGCGCGCGCAGATCCTGTGCGTGGACGAGGGCCACAACTTCCTCAACGTCAAGTCCAATCGCACTCAGAACCTGCTTCGCAACATGGCGGACCATGTGTTGCTGTTCACCGCCACGCCTATCAACCGCAGCGTGGTGGACCTGCTGCGGATTGTCGACATGCTGGGGGCGGACAACTTGCAGCCCTCCACACTCAAAGCCTTCCAGAAGATGCTGGGCGTGCGGGACATCAACCGCTCGCTGGAAGAGGAGGAGATCGACCTGTTGCGCGCGGAGATCCAGAAGTTCACGGTGCGGCGCACCAAGCGTATGCTCAATGACCTGATCGACCGGGATCCGGAGGCCTATCGGGACAAGAACGGCAAACCCTGCCGTTTTCCCAAGCATCAGCCCCAGATCTACACGCTCGACGAGCCGGACGAGGATCGCGAGTTGGCGGCCGAGATTCGCGCCCACGCGGACCAGCTTTTCGCCGTGTCCCATTTCCGCCGCCCGGTGGAGATGCCCGATTTCCTCGCTCGCTTGGGACGCAGCGAGGAGAGCTACCTCCAGGGGCGCCTGCATTCGGCCAAGAAGATCGCGCGCTACCTCATCATGGCCACCCTGCGTTCCTCGCGGCTGGCCCTGGCCGAGCATATCGCGGGAACGGAGCAGGCCACCCGGGACTTCGACCTAGCGGGTTTCCAGAAGCACACGGAGACCGGCAACATGCTCGCCGGCCTGGAGGCGCTTGCCGGCAAACCGCCCAAGAACAAACTCAGCATCGCCCTTCCCGACTGGCTCTCCGATCCGGCGGCCCATGCCGAGGCCTGCGCGCACGACCGGGAGATCTATGTACGCATCTATCAACTTCTGACCCGCATGACCGACGCCCGGGAACGCGGCAAGGCCTTGCGGCTCCTGGATCTGGCCACGCGCCATTCCCTGCTGCTGGCCTTCGACCGCAGCCCCATTACTCTGGCGGAGATCCGCCGGCACATCGCCCTGCTCGCGCCCGAGCAGAAGACCCTGACCGGCACCGGTGACAGTGGCTCGGAGCGTGCAAAGCTGATGAAGGCGTTTCAATGGGGTTCGGCGGAGCGCGCCATCATCGGCCTGTGTTCCGACAGCCTGGCCGAGGGCGTGAATCTGCAGCAGGCCTCCTGCATGGTGCATCTCGATATGCCGAGCGTGGTGCGCATTGCCGAACAGCGCGCCGGGCGCGTGGATCGCATGGACAGCCCTCACCAGACCGTCGAGGCTTGGTGGCCCCAGGATGCACCGGAGTTCGCGCTGACCTCGGATGAGCGTTTCGTGGAACGCTATGAAACCGTCGAAAGCCTGTTGGGCTCGAACATGCCCCTGCCGACCGAGATGCTCAACGGCAAGGAGAAGCGGGTGAGCACCCAGGACATCATCAAGGAATATGAAGAACAGACCCGCCAAGCCGAGTGGGACGGCATCCGTGACGCCTTTGAGCCGGTGCGACGACTGGTGGAGGGCGACGACGCGTTGGTGCCTCCCGCCACGTACGAGGCGCTACGAACCGTCACTGCACGCGTGCTCGCACGCGTAAGCGTCGTGCGAACCACCAAACCCTGGGCGTTCTTCAGTCTCTCGGGAGGCAGCTTCCAGGCGCCGCATTGGATCTTGTTCACCAGCCCTACCGCACCGCCAATCGCGGAGCTTGGCCCCATATGCGACCGCCTGCGCGAGCGCCTGAACGGTGGGACCGAGCGGCTGCGCATGGACCAACGGGCAGCTGATCTCCTCGCAGAGTTCGTCGCCCAACTGAGCCAGGCGGAGCGCGCACTGCTGCCGCGCAAGAAGCAGCGTGCTCTCGAAGAAATGGAGCGGGCGCTTTCTAAATACATCGATAAGGCGTCCGCGCGCCAGGACCAGGAGGCCGTCGATCACTACCACGCGCTGTTGGACTGCCTCCGCTCGCCTGACCCACATCGCCAGCCGGCATGGGACGAAGTTGCCGCCCGATGGCTAGATCTCATACGACCTATTTGGTACGAACGCTTGAAGCAACGCCGTAACAAGCCGCTACTGCTCGCGGACATTCGTGCCTATGTCCTCGCGCAGGAGGAATCACTGGGTCCGCGGATCATCGCGCAGTTCCAGAGTTTTCCTGTGCTTCCGTCGCCGGACGAACGAGTGACGGCCTGCATCCTCGGCGTGAACGCTTAGATCTCAGTGGAGAGAACGATGACCAGAACGACATGGATGGTACGAGCTTCCACCGGGGGCCGCTTGGCGGATGAGTTTGTAGAGAAGGGCGTCGTTGGTATCGGTTGGCGCTCTCTCGGGGATTTCGGTCATTACCCCGATAAGGCAGCCATCTTACGCGCGCTCAAGGAGCTTCGTCCGGATGGAAGGCCAGGCAACCAACAGAACGGCGCGAGCCAAGTCTACCGATTTCGCGAAGAACCTCAGGCAGGTGATCGTGTACTTACGTACGACTCCGGCCGGCGGATTTACCACGTGGGCGAGATAACAGGCCCGTACCGGCACGAGCCGGCCTTGATTCCTACGCTACCCAACGTACGGCCGGTCCGATGGCTCGGCAATATCGACCGCGACGTCCTCTCCACTGCGACACGTAACTCGTTGGGTTCCACGCTCACGCTTTTTCGGGTGCCGGACTTCGCAGCGGACGAGATCGCGAAGCGTCTTTCCGGCGAGACGCAGGTAACGCTACAGCCTCGCCCCGAGGAGGAGACGGAGGCCGAAGAAGCCGACGATGAAGAGACACTGCTCGAGGGCTACCGTAAGGAGGCGTTCGAGATCATCAAGGACCGCGTGAACCGCTTGGACGCTGACCAGATGGAAAAGCTGGTTGCCGGTCTACTCCGATCGATGGGGTACAAGACGCGGCAGTCGGACCCCGGTCCGGATCGCGGTATTGACCTGCTTGCCTCTCCCGATGGTTTCGGTTTTGAGTCGCCGCGCATTGTGGCGGAAGTGAAGCACCGCAATGGCGCGATCGGCGCACAACAGGTTCGCAGCTTTCTCGGTGGGCGGCACGCGGATGACAAGGGCCTGTACGTAAGTACCGGGGGCTTTACCAAGGACGCACGCTATGAAGCGGACCGCGCCAAGATCCCGCTGATGCTCATGGACTTGGACGGGCTGGTGACCGCCCTCATGGAGCATTACGAGAACGCGGATTCCGAAACGCGCGCGCTGCTTCCCTTGCGGCGGATCTACTGGCCGATATGACAGCGTTCACTATCACCAGGGACCGCTGGTATGGATGGCAGATGAATCCGGGTTACACTGGGGAGCGCTTCGTCCCCTACTGCTCGCCCATCTTTGTCACCGGTATTCAGCCGCTCCACTCGGGCCAGGGAATCCTA contains the following coding sequences:
- a CDS encoding helicase, producing the protein MDLSNGFRNLDLFADDAPSVAGGGAEDWPASSRFPLNVNRQHVGDQVLADLRGSREPLIVAGYASLDKLIDFIADCPEDTQVRLLLGFEPFPSRRESFHVRGYSFPKEVETYWLGRNISLLLSAKIIQCIDRLERGPVQARHLSSVSRRLHAKIYVGDRAATVGSSNFTSPGLNNQWEANARFEAATERKRYGELKGIAENYWSMGVDYSANLIALLRELLREVSWQEALARACAELLEGDWAEGFLRDDVLPGETSLWPSQRQGIAQALYVLSRQGSVLVADATGSGKTLMGTHLVRAIGEQIVHSGRLRRGKALMVCPPAVEENWRRDATFAGAQLETFSHGMLSHAGSGRHELVIESLRRAQILCVDEGHNFLNVKSNRTQNLLRNMADHVLLFTATPINRSVVDLLRIVDMLGADNLQPSTLKAFQKMLGVRDINRSLEEEEIDLLRAEIQKFTVRRTKRMLNDLIDRDPEAYRDKNGKPCRFPKHQPQIYTLDEPDEDRELAAEIRAHADQLFAVSHFRRPVEMPDFLARLGRSEESYLQGRLHSAKKIARYLIMATLRSSRLALAEHIAGTEQATRDFDLAGFQKHTETGNMLAGLEALAGKPPKNKLSIALPDWLSDPAAHAEACAHDREIYVRIYQLLTRMTDARERGKALRLLDLATRHSLLLAFDRSPITLAEIRRHIALLAPEQKTLTGTGDSGSERAKLMKAFQWGSAERAIIGLCSDSLAEGVNLQQASCMVHLDMPSVVRIAEQRAGRVDRMDSPHQTVEAWWPQDAPEFALTSDERFVERYETVESLLGSNMPLPTEMLNGKEKRVSTQDIIKEYEEQTRQAEWDGIRDAFEPVRRLVEGDDALVPPATYEALRTVTARVLARVSVVRTTKPWAFFSLSGGSFQAPHWILFTSPTAPPIAELGPICDRLRERLNGGTERLRMDQRAADLLAEFVAQLSQAERALLPRKKQRALEEMERALSKYIDKASARQDQEAVDHYHALLDCLRSPDPHRQPAWDEVAARWLDLIRPIWYERLKQRRNKPLLLADIRAYVLAQEESLGPRIIAQFQSFPVLPSPDERVTACILGVNA
- a CDS encoding type I restriction endonuclease subunit R, producing MAFLSEAQLETALLEQLAALGYGTASDDAIGPDGAQPEREAYDEVVLKARLQAALARLNPALPAEARAEVARRLTQSELPNLLEENRRIHRLLTEGADVEYYAEDGVLTAGKVRLIDFEQPERNEWLAVQQFTVVGGQYKRRPDVVVFVNGLPLAVIELKAPGGENATLAGAFNQLQTYKQQIPVLFHANALLVTSDGLAARVGSLSADLERFMPWRTTDGRRIESKGTPELATLVEGVFEQRRFLELLRHFTAFAERGDGLVKIIAGYHQFHAVRKAVASTLRASRKNWQAEDPAEYGLPSVASQPAGDRKAGVIWHTQGSGKSLLMAFYAGLLVFEPRMANPTLVVLTDRNDLDDQLFGTFAQCHDLIRQTPVQAESREHLRELLQRASGGVIFTTLQKFGEVAEPLTTRANVVVIADEAHRSQYGFRAKVDAKTGEVSYGFAKYLRDALPNASFIGFTGTPIEASDVNTPAVFGHYIDIYDISRAVEDGATVPIYYESRLARIELDEDERPHIDAEIEALLEDEDEPSAERAKRKWSTVEALVGSDKRLALVAADLVQHFEDRVGALDGKAMVVCMSRRICVKLYDAITKLRPDWHSDDDATGSVKIVMTGSASDPPEWQSHIGNKARRDLLAKRARDAEDPLRLVIVRDMWLTGFDAPCMHTMYIDKPMRGHGLMQAIARVNRVFRDKPAGLIVDYIGIAQNLKSALAQYSKPDQDKTGIDEAEAVAVLLEKYEIVRDMFHGFDYRVGLTGTPGQRLAVLAAAIEWILGKLQQWAAAEKTPEAKKQARRRFADAVLALSRAFALAASSDEARGIREEVAFFQAVRAALAKTAGGGSRSQQDRDMAIQQIVSRAVVSTEIVDILAAAGIKTPDISILSDEFLAEVQQMETKNLALEALRKLLNDDIRSRTRTHIVEGRAFSERLEDAIARYHANAITTAEVLQELIQLAKDLRAARARGEEQGLSEEEVAFYQALAENESAMQVMGDDKLRVIAHELLVSLRENVAVDWAHRESARARLRVLVKRILRKYGYPPDLQDAAVRNVLQQAEALTASWQGFAHRA
- a CDS encoding restriction endonuclease, which gives rise to MTRTTWMVRASTGGRLADEFVEKGVVGIGWRSLGDFGHYPDKAAILRALKELRPDGRPGNQQNGASQVYRFREEPQAGDRVLTYDSGRRIYHVGEITGPYRHEPALIPTLPNVRPVRWLGNIDRDVLSTATRNSLGSTLTLFRVPDFAADEIAKRLSGETQVTLQPRPEEETEAEEADDEETLLEGYRKEAFEIIKDRVNRLDADQMEKLVAGLLRSMGYKTRQSDPGPDRGIDLLASPDGFGFESPRIVAEVKHRNGAIGAQQVRSFLGGRHADDKGLYVSTGGFTKDARYEADRAKIPLMLMDLDGLVTALMEHYENADSETRALLPLRRIYWPI